The sequence ATTGTCTCAGTCGCCCAGCAAGGAAGTCCCCGGGGAGTACGTTGCGATGCAGGCCAAACAACTGTGGCAGGCCGCCCTGAGCGATCTGGAGCAGACGCTCTCGCGGGCCAACTTCGAGACCTGGCTGCGCAACACGGAGATCATCAGCTTCGAGGACGACTGCGCCACCATCGGCGCGCCGAACAGCTTTGCTGTCGAGCAACTCCGCAACAAGTTCGCGCTGCAGATCCAGAACACCCTGTCGCTGATCCTCGGGCGCAAGGTCGCGGTGCAGTTCACCGTGCTCAACGGTGGGCGCCGGCCGGCGCGTTCCGGGCGCCGCACGGCGGCGGCCGACCGCGCGCACGCCGCGCCGCTGGGCGCACCCGGGGGCGGCGCGGCGACCGCCGTCGCGGGGGTGCCACAGCAACTCGAACTGACGGCGACGCCGGAGCACGGCCTCAACCCCCGCTACGTCTTCGAGAAGTTCGTCGTCGGCTCCAACAACCGGCTGGCCCACGCCGCGGCGCTGGCGGTTGCCGATCGTCCGGCCGACAAGTTCAACCCGCTCTACATCTACGGCGGCGTCGGGCTGGGTAAGACCCACCTGCTGCACGCCATCGGTCACCGCGCGCTGGCGCGCTCCCCGGAGCTGCGGATCCGCTACGTCTCCTCCGAGACGTTCACCAACGAGTTGATCAACGCCATCCGCCAGCAGCGGACCGAGGACTTCCGCAACCGCTACCGGACCATCGACATCCTGATGATCGACGACATCCAGTTCATCGCCGGCAAGGAGAGCACCCAGGAGGAGTTCTTCCACACCTTCAACGCGCTCTACCAGTCGGGCAAGCAGATCGTCATCAGCAGCGACCGGCCGCCGAAGGCGATCCCGACGCTGGCCGACCGCCTGCGCTCTCGCTTCGAGGGGGGCCTGCTGGCCGACATCCAGCCGCCCGACCTGGAGACGCGCGCGGCGATCCTGGCGGAGAAGGGCCGCGAGCTGGGGGTGACCGTTCCCGACGATGTCCTGGAGTACGTCGCTCGTAAGGTGGAGAGCAACATCCGCGAGCTGGAGGGCGCGCTGAACAAGATCATCGCCCTCTCCCAGCTCTACCACCGCCCGATCTCGATGGAGCTGGCGATTGAAGCGCTGAC is a genomic window of Sphaerobacter thermophilus DSM 20745 containing:
- the dnaA gene encoding chromosomal replication initiator protein DnaA, with the translated sequence MQAKQLWQAALSDLEQTLSRANFETWLRNTEIISFEDDCATIGAPNSFAVEQLRNKFALQIQNTLSLILGRKVAVQFTVLNGGRRPARSGRRTAAADRAHAAPLGAPGGGAATAVAGVPQQLELTATPEHGLNPRYVFEKFVVGSNNRLAHAAALAVADRPADKFNPLYIYGGVGLGKTHLLHAIGHRALARSPELRIRYVSSETFTNELINAIRQQRTEDFRNRYRTIDILMIDDIQFIAGKESTQEEFFHTFNALYQSGKQIVISSDRPPKAIPTLADRLRSRFEGGLLADIQPPDLETRAAILAEKGRELGVTVPDDVLEYVARKVESNIRELEGALNKIIALSQLYHRPISMELAIEALTDSVGAGRRQVTVDQVVDTVVNYYQITRRDITGPGRRRDIVLPRQVAMYLLREETGSSLVEIGQCLGGRDHSTVLHGIEKMERQMETDARLRGEIMAIRELLYTSAES